The following are encoded together in the Xanthobacter autotrophicus Py2 genome:
- a CDS encoding protein of unknown function DUF992 (PFAM: protein of unknown function DUF992~KEGG: rpd:RPD_3924 protein of unknown function DUF992), translating into MKTVFKAGLAAAALLVAGAMPASAQSRVQVGTLSCNLAPNVSFVLGSVREMSCSFLPSSRSAKAGTYQGVTRRFGLDLGFSTSGRMVWAVFAPTAVVGRGALRGTYVGASTNASFGVGLGANVLVGGSSNTIALQPLSVEGQTGVNLALGVSDLTLR; encoded by the coding sequence ATGAAGACTGTTTTCAAGGCCGGCCTCGCGGCTGCTGCCCTGCTCGTCGCCGGCGCCATGCCCGCTTCCGCCCAGTCTCGCGTCCAGGTGGGCACGCTGAGCTGCAACCTCGCGCCGAACGTGAGCTTCGTCCTCGGTTCCGTGCGTGAGATGAGCTGCTCCTTCCTGCCGTCCTCGCGCAGCGCCAAGGCTGGCACCTATCAGGGCGTGACCCGCCGCTTCGGTCTCGACCTGGGCTTCAGCACCTCCGGCCGCATGGTGTGGGCCGTGTTCGCCCCCACCGCCGTGGTCGGTCGCGGCGCCCTGCGCGGCACCTATGTGGGCGCCTCCACCAACGCCTCGTTCGGCGTGGGCCTCGGCGCCAACGTGCTGGTGGGCGGTTCGTCCAACACCATCGCGCTGCAGCCGCTCTCCGTCGAAGGCCAGACCGGCGTCAACCTCGCCCTCGGCGTGTCCGACCTGACCCTGCGCTGA
- a CDS encoding aminotransferase class I and II (PFAM: aminotransferase class I and II~KEGG: rpc:RPC_4122 aminotransferase, class I and II): MSLISSALKRIKPSQTIAISNKARELKAAGRDIVALSAGEPDFDTPENIKEAAIAAIRRGETKYTAVDGIPELKAAICRKFKRENDLDYKPSQVTVGTGGKQVLFNALVATVDAGDEVLIPAPYWVSYPDIVEFCGGKPVPVMTTIEDNFKLRPDVLEAAITPKTKWLIFNSPSNPSGAAYSFDELKALTDVLVKYPQVWILTDDMYEHLVYDDFKFVTPAQVEPKLYNRTLTMNGVSKAYCMTGWRIGYAAGPEALIKAMGTLQSQSTSNPSSIAQWAALEALDGPQDFIAANNKVFKERRDLVVSMLNQAKGLHCPKPEGAFYVFPSCAGTIGKTTPGGVTIASDEDFATQLLEAEGVAVVHGSAFGLGPAFRISYATATSDLEEACRRIQRFCGSLS; encoded by the coding sequence ATGAGCCTCATCTCGTCCGCCCTGAAGCGCATCAAGCCCTCCCAGACCATCGCCATCTCCAACAAGGCGCGGGAGCTCAAGGCGGCCGGGCGGGACATCGTCGCGCTCTCCGCCGGCGAGCCGGACTTCGACACCCCCGAGAACATCAAGGAAGCGGCCATCGCCGCCATCCGCCGGGGCGAGACCAAGTACACGGCCGTGGACGGCATCCCTGAGCTGAAGGCCGCCATCTGCCGCAAGTTCAAGCGCGAGAACGACCTCGACTACAAGCCTTCGCAGGTCACGGTCGGCACAGGCGGCAAGCAGGTGCTGTTCAACGCTTTGGTCGCGACGGTGGATGCCGGCGACGAAGTGCTGATCCCCGCCCCGTACTGGGTGAGCTATCCGGACATCGTGGAATTCTGCGGCGGCAAGCCGGTGCCGGTGATGACCACCATCGAGGACAACTTCAAGCTGCGTCCCGACGTGCTGGAAGCCGCCATCACCCCCAAGACCAAGTGGCTCATCTTCAATTCGCCGTCCAACCCTTCGGGCGCGGCCTATTCCTTCGACGAGCTGAAGGCGCTCACCGACGTGCTGGTGAAGTATCCGCAGGTGTGGATCCTCACCGACGACATGTACGAGCACCTCGTCTATGACGACTTCAAGTTCGTCACCCCGGCGCAGGTGGAGCCGAAGCTCTATAACCGCACGCTGACCATGAACGGCGTGTCGAAGGCCTATTGCATGACCGGCTGGCGCATCGGCTACGCCGCCGGCCCCGAGGCCCTCATCAAGGCCATGGGCACGCTGCAGTCCCAGTCCACCTCCAACCCCTCCTCCATCGCCCAGTGGGCGGCGCTTGAGGCGCTGGACGGACCGCAGGACTTCATCGCCGCCAACAACAAGGTGTTCAAGGAACGCCGCGACCTGGTGGTGTCCATGCTGAACCAGGCGAAGGGCCTGCACTGCCCCAAGCCCGAGGGCGCGTTCTACGTCTTCCCGTCCTGCGCCGGCACCATCGGCAAGACCACGCCCGGCGGTGTCACCATCGCCAGCGACGAGGACTTCGCCACCCAGCTGCTGGAGGCGGAAGGCGTTGCCGTGGTGCATGGCTCGGCCTTCGGCCTGGGCCCGGCATTCCGGATTTCCTATGCCACCGCCACGTCGGACCTTGAGGAAGCCTGCCGGCGCATCCAGCGCTTCTGTGGCTCCCTGAGCTGA
- a CDS encoding protein of unknown function DUF992 (PFAM: protein of unknown function DUF992~KEGG: nha:Nham_1104 protein of unknown function DUF992) — protein sequence MSHLFARLLIPGAVAVSSVAISAGALAGATMPQVSAGLLECRGEFATAYGFGSTRKVRCEFRPSVGMNHYYAGTLDRVGLDFGVSDQASMLWAVLATSPQVDPGALAGTYVGLSTGFSLGPGFSANMLASQDATRQVTLQPISVSSDSGLSVSITGATLTLAPSGPIPQ from the coding sequence ATGTCTCACCTGTTCGCCCGGCTGTTGATCCCGGGCGCTGTCGCCGTTTCGTCTGTTGCCATCTCAGCTGGCGCCTTGGCCGGTGCCACCATGCCCCAGGTCTCCGCCGGGCTGCTGGAATGCCGGGGGGAATTCGCCACCGCCTATGGCTTTGGCTCCACTCGGAAGGTGCGCTGCGAGTTTCGCCCCTCCGTGGGGATGAACCACTATTATGCCGGCACCCTCGACCGCGTCGGCCTCGATTTCGGCGTCTCCGACCAGGCCAGCATGCTGTGGGCGGTGCTTGCCACCTCGCCGCAGGTGGATCCGGGCGCGCTGGCCGGCACCTATGTGGGCCTGTCCACCGGCTTCTCCCTGGGACCGGGCTTCTCGGCCAACATGCTGGCCTCGCAGGACGCCACAAGGCAGGTGACGTTGCAGCCCATCAGCGTCTCCTCCGACAGCGGCCTCAGCGTTTCCATCACCGGCGCGACCCTGACCCTCGCCCCCTCGGGTCCCATCCCGCAATAG